In one window of Macrotis lagotis isolate mMagLag1 chromosome 5, bilby.v1.9.chrom.fasta, whole genome shotgun sequence DNA:
- the LOC141490097 gene encoding ras-related protein Rab-22A-like, protein MALRELKVCLLGDTGVGKSSIVWRFVENKDSFDPNINPTIGASFMTKTVQYQNELHKFLIWDTAGQKQFHALAPMYYRGSAAAIIVCDITKEETFSTLKNWVKELRHHVPPNIVVAIAGNKCDLIDVREVMERDAKDYADSIHAIFVETSAKNVVNINELFIEISRRIPGTDTNPSSSGKGFKLRRQPSKPKRSCC, encoded by the exons ATGGCGCTGAGGGAGCTCAAAGTTTGTCTGTTGGGGGATACAGGTGTAGGTAAATCAAGTATTGTATGGCGGTTTGTAGAAAACA aagatagtttTGATCCAAACATCAATCCGACGATAGGAGCATCCTTTATGACCAAAACTGTCCAATATCAAAATGAGCTGCACAAATTCTTGATTTGGGATACGGCTGGACAAAAACAATTTCATGCCTTAGCACCTATGTACTACCGAGGCTCTGCAGCAGCTATAATCGTTTGTGACATCacaaaagaagaaacattttctacattaaagaattggGTAAAAGAGCTTCGACATCATGTACCACCTAATATTGTTGTAGCTATTGCAGGAAATAAGTGTGACCTAATTGATGTACGGGAAGTCATGGAAAGAGATGCTAAAGACTATGCTGATTCCATCCATGCAATTTTTGTAGAAACCAGTGCTAAAAATGTGGTAAACATAAATGAACTCTTTATAGAAATTAGTCGAAGAATTCCAGGAACAGATACTAATCCCTCATCTAGTGGTAAGGGCTTCAAATTAAGAAGACAGCCTTCAAAGCCAAAACGAAGCTGTTGTTGA